The Magnolia sinica isolate HGM2019 chromosome 3, MsV1, whole genome shotgun sequence genome includes the window CGTTCGATTGATAATGGGCATGGAAAAGATCTCCCTTAATTGAGTAGTTTAACCCTTGATCGCTGACATGCTTTCCTTTGAGAAAAAAGCTTTCGATTAATTGCTCGGGGTATGTTTCATCGTAGCAATCCCAATGTGTTGTCCACTGTTTTCTCTTATCTACgcgggatttggatctgcttctggAATCATGCTTGAAATGTGCTGGAAAAGCTGATGAACGGCattgatatacaataaatacatcaaggtgccccCAAAGGAAATGGAGGCAGTTTGGCTAGTTACCCAACATCAGCCAGCAGCTGGCATCGAAAGCTCTAGGAcatcaacccaaaaataaggtaggttCGTGCAACCCACCACACGAAACACTGGCCATTGGATGCTTACCATTCAAAACCTTTTGGGGCAACAGaaatgttggatcaagctgatatttgtgtttacccttcatccaagtctgtctgtgttaccttatcaacaggttgtatggtgaATAGACATTACAGctggccttagaaagttttttttttatttaatggtggacattcaataatcactgttcccatggtgtggtccacctgagatttggatctgcctcattttatgggccgggtaatgccctaaaatgatctgaaaaaatggacggacagcatggatataactcatacgtcatggtggggctcacagagctttgacaccattTAGCTAGCCGGTCCTAGTCAAACCGCGTCCATTCTCCCATAACGTGTTACTCGGGCAATCTGCGCCATTTCCCAGAAACCCGATTTGTCGAACGAACGTCCAATATAAACTTTTGTGACGTACTTAGTAGAAAGGCATAGAGCAAGGTGGCAGTCTCCCCCTCCCCTCTCAGTAATGGCTTGGGCTCTTCCTCCTCTCCATCTCCTCCTATTGCTTGGTGCattgggatggtgggccacaccaactacCGGAAAAACTCTCAAAATCGGCGTTCCAGCGAATTATTCATATCCCAAGTACGTGCTTGTAAAATGCAACTGGACTTCGAACCAAACATGTTTCAGTGGCCACGCTATCGATGTCTTCCGACTGGTCTGGAAGAATCTACACAACAACATAGACTACGTGTTCATTCCTTTCCATGGCCCCTACGACTCTTTGATCATGCAAGTTTATCACGGGGTCAGTTCATTTGACTAATCTCTCCCAATTAACCTTTATTTTATAAGAAATGATCAAGCGCAGCCCGTGTATCATATGCCATTTCACACCAATGTGTTATGCGTGTATAATGTCTTAGACAATTTTTCTAACTGAGACAAAGAGGCAAGATTGCTTTATTttatgttcatttatttttatatatttttattttacgcACTTTgatactcaaacccatgacttcAATCTTGAAATGCCCTCGTCTACTCAAACCCATTACTTCAATCTTGAAATGCCCTCGCCTACTACTGTGACATGGGTTTGAACCCAATACAGGCTCTTTGGATGGAACTATAGATTGCAaccatgtattttatttatttatttatttcttccagTTTGCTtctattataatatatttcactCTTTTAACTTACAATTCCTGTTTTCCTCTTTAGTGTGGGGATTGTAGAGCGTAGCAAAGTTGAAGACCTGAACTGCTCGGTTGGTCCTATTCAAACTTTGATTTTATGCTCAGTTTAGGCCTGTGGCCTCTTTCCGGCCCAATCCATGACTAATCTTGCTTAGAATTCCAATAGAGATTCAGAGCCCGGATCCTTATTTTAGTTGTTTCCGTTTCATGAGACAaatatttgcaattcaaataaataatgcatccaaacgcaccctaaataGATCAACAAATAAACATAATTCCCAATCCAGCTGCTCATGTGTTGTATTATACTTCAATTATTTTGCACTGATCAAGAAAGTATCATACTAATTCCCTCCTTTAAGAAGGTACCAAGActtatattgtgtgtgtgtgttttttttttttttttcctttttttgttaaGAAATTCGATGCAGTTGTAGGCGATATATCGATAGTGGCCAAACGATGTGAGTACGTAGAATTCTCCCGACCTTACACAGAAACAGGAGCGAGAATGGTGGTGCTTGAGAAGCAAGAACATGGAAAAGCTTGGATCTTCGTAAAGCCCTTCACGATGACATTGTGGGCCTTAACAGGGTTCATTTTCTTGTACAACGGCATAATCGTGTGGGTTATAGAGACTGCTAACAATGAAAAAGAGAGCTCCTTTTCAGAGAAATTTGGAAACTTGATCTGGCTTTCCTTCACCACCCTCTTCCCCATTCACGGTAAGTACGCACAAGGTGATTACATATTCAGCAGGGGTGCAGGCCACCAGAGCTAGACGTTGATCAAAATGGTCTAGGCTGAAAGCATGCATTTTGGGCCTTTGATGGAGACAGGAGTGAACCCCACATTACGGTCCATCTCTGGGCCTATagactaatctcaactcccgcaCAAAGTATCTGGGTGTGAGTGGCCTGGGCTGAACCAGCCCGTTTACAATGTCCAAATCAAACGAATCTGCTCATCTCACGCGGGCGGACCACATTTCAGACAGCCCGATCAAGGCTACTGGTGAATTCTAGGTGGGCCCAGCCCGCCTGCAATGAGTACGAGGGTTTTAGACAAAAGGGGCTCTTGATGAGAAATGCGAATAGAACTCGCGTTAGTGCACTTCGGAAGTGTACTGGCTCACGCATGGAAGTGAGACACTTGGAATCGGTCAATAGTTTCAACACtcactgactcgactcaaaactcgaCTCGATCAGATTTCGTTTCTAGTTTGGGATATTTTATTTGCCATACCATGTCCGGATATATTAATTTCAAAACTCGAGCCGAGTCAGGTCAAGACTCATTTGAGTCATCAAGTTTTCCCAACCTGGTCAGGAATCTGAATCCTCTGATTGCTACAAATAGGAAATTTCTACTTTCCTGGCGCATAATTGGTCAAAGTAATCACCAATGTTGTcagcactgctgcattaaatgtaatttttgatgatgtggcccaattagaCTGCAACAAACAGAAATTTTGCATTTGATCTCTCCCACCTGTTCACAAACAAAGTGCATAGATTGCAACAAACAGACAATTTCTGTTTGCTCTCACCGGCCTGTTCGCAGTCAAAGTGCACTTAGACAAGTTAGCTCAAGTTACCTCAAACTCAGTGATTCTACTCTGCTGGGTTTAATTTCCACCATGttttttgtgggcccactatgtaaTCCGGGTAAAAAACTGATCTCGTCCTCTTGTTCCAGGGGAAAGGCTGCGTAGCAATCTATCTCGAATGGCTATGGTGGTGTGGCTGTTCGTGGCACTGGTCTTGACTCAGAGCTACACGGCTAGCCTCACCTCGATGCTGACTGTACGGCGACTTAGACCGAGTGTGGTGGATGTCGAGTCGTTGTTAAAGAACAAAAGTAAGGTGGGGTGCGACGCTGGGTCGTTCATGTCAAGGTACTTGGAAGACGTGGTGGAATTTGAGGCCACGTGCGTTGAGACGTACGCGTTTGATCAGTACGCACAGGCACTTTCAATTGGAACAATCAAGGCTGCCTTCCTTGAAATCCCATACATTCAACTCTTCCTTGATGAGAATCCCAAGGGTTATACTGTCACTGGGCCCACCTACGAAATTGGAGGATTTGCCTTTGTAAGTCTACTGCTCCCTCATGGATCTTTCGTGGCACACATGTGCGAGATCTGGGCTATTCATCGGTTGGGAGCACCGGGATCGTGCCATTGTCCAGATATTAGAAGGGCAACACGCGTGTTTTGGATATGGGCTCTTGATTCTTTTGACCGGTCCACGGTCATCATGCAGGTGTGGTCTGCTCGATATGTGGACCAGGGCATGCTTAACCGCtcctgatgaacggcctggactCGCGTACATATGCCACAATGGGCCCCGTCTTATCTTACGAGGAAAACATTCATACTCCAGCAGAGATGACTATTCAGCATCCAaacacttttttgttttttgttttttttaactcacgcacacacacacccccacacactcacgccaacgcacacacaccccacacacgcacgccgtgggatttcaccaccatgggtactcgaacccttgacctggtgttgaaactccaaggagtctaccacccgggtaagagtaaggacccagcaTCCAAACACCTGGCGCATCTGCACCTCGTTCCAAAACCATCGAATTCGTGGGCAGTGAATTCGGATTGATTGGGTGCTTCGCACCTGAAGTTGGTCGACGGTTTTAACGGGAATGTGCAACTCAGTCCATTTCTCATTCTCACCGTTCATTTTGGACACAAGACAGATCAATCTATGTTTTGGATTTTGGTTCAATGcatgatgggttgggttgaggatttggatggtttaaatggTGGCTTATTGGGCATGGAAGCAACCTCAGattaaatcaaactagaaataaagaaagaaagaaaaatctaagCAAATATACAAAACACAtgaattatatgaaaaaatatcTTTGTTAAAAAAAACCACATCACAAAACTAGGATCAATccactgtaaaaaaaaaaaaaaaaaatacaaaacatgtaataatttataaataaaaaccCTAATTTTCCCTTTCAAAAAACTTGAATTTGTGTCAAGCTCTCTGTATGAAATTAATTAGAAACAAAATCCATACTTACTCAAAAGTTAAGTGTTTTGTCGGTTGAACCGTGGAACCATTGGTTGGACCAAACTGAGCCGAACCGACTCACACAACTTCTAACGAACAAAAAAACGTGCAAAAGTGAACACTAATCTTAGATTTCACCTCTAATTCGGTCAAACTGATAAGAGATAGGCATTTGATAAACAAGGTTGATGCATGCCATGCATACCTGGTTGACTGCACAATTGCAGATTTCCGAACCCTGTGCTCATTGACTATCGCTTCAGGTATTCCCAAAAGGTTCAGATATCGTCGAGAAAGTCTCTGACGAGATTCTAAGACTGCGGGAAAATGGGACGTTGCGCAAGATGGAGAGATTACTGACTCACAAGCGTTCAACCATGGAGCCCAGCAACGATGAGAATGATGGCAGGTTGAGCCCGGATGGCTTTTGGGGGCTCTTCTTTATCACAGGCGGCATGTCTACTTCAGCTCTCCTTCTATTCCTTGTGGGCCGACTACGCGACAATTGGCGGTACAAGTATTTCCCTTGGATCCAATTGGTGGGCCAAAG containing:
- the LOC131241083 gene encoding glutamate receptor 2.7-like produces the protein MAWALPPLHLLLLLGALGWWATPTTGKTLKIGVPANYSYPKYVLVKCNWTSNQTCFSGHAIDVFRLVWKNLHNNIDYVFIPFHGPYDSLIMQVYHGKFDAVVGDISIVAKRCEYVEFSRPYTETGARMVVLEKQEHGKAWIFVKPFTMTLWALTGFIFLYNGIIVWVIETANNEKESSFSEKFGNLIWLSFTTLFPIHGERLRSNLSRMAMVVWLFVALVLTQSYTASLTSMLTVRRLRPSVVDVESLLKNKSKVGCDAGSFMSRYLEDVVEFEATCVETYAFDQYAQALSIGTIKAAFLEIPYIQLFLDENPKGYTVTGPTYEIGGFAFVFPKGSDIVEKVSDEILRLRENGTLRKMERLLTHKRSTMEPSNDENDGRLSPDGFWGLFFITGGMSTSALLLFLVGRLRDNWRYKYFPWIQLVGQRVWLIFRPNKIHDNDDPGPNHHVLVLRDLRRWNTL